In Micromonospora sp. LH3U1, one genomic interval encodes:
- the rpmH gene encoding 50S ribosomal protein L34, protein MSKRTYQPNNRRRAKTHGFRLRMRTRAGRAILSSRRAKGRTTLSA, encoded by the coding sequence GTGAGCAAGCGCACCTACCAGCCGAACAACCGCCGGCGCGCGAAGACCCACGGCTTCCGGCTGCGCATGCGCACCCGTGCCGGCCGTGCCATCCTCTCGAGCCGTCGCGCCAAGGGTCGCACCACCCTGTCGGCCTGA